From a single Accipiter gentilis chromosome 32, bAccGen1.1, whole genome shotgun sequence genomic region:
- the NDUFV3 gene encoding NADH dehydrogenase [ubiquinone] flavoprotein 3, mitochondrial isoform X1, with protein MAAPSLLGCGRAATREVLRLEAWGLRGAAPSAALCTKPVGSRTPPKNVVAPQGSTKLLAIKAPVEFPKMLSSSSLLESANKGESISSTNLEKASKPSAEDVRMFMSRKTVVAFPQRVVVSSLEEENLTTPATEGVLRKELVEEEISSSSSSDSDSSSDSEQENDDDSEVAVKTKVEFPRRDSVFSENIAVKASMLAKENLSKKSHKKYVAKKKTCKTETDVSPVKQVTFSETSVSRETSKSKARDPKVKSTPKEADRQKLVLDPHMVDSQDLIDVTHKSGYLEEKSIGTQVAAIQLKASSVTQEDKKQKLVSRGEQKKVKEAQESEAKVVAAPKLEEETSESTVSVMGTTAEEETIQDTGVQDGERSTIEETTAAAEPAPEELDNSTYKNLQHHEYNIYTFVDSVVVLSKFRQPQPSSGRPSPRH; from the exons ATGGCCGCTCCCTCGCTGCTGGGTTGCGGCCGAGCGGCGACTCGTGAG GTGTTGCGGCTGGAGGCTTGGGGGCTGCGAGGAGCGGCCCCCTCCGCGGCGCTCTGCACCAAGCCGGTGGGCTCCCGGACGCCGCCGAAGA ATGTAGTGGCACCACAGGGAAGCACCAAGCTGCTAGCCATCAAGGCACCAGTTGAATTTCCTAAAATGTTGTCTTCCAGCTCTCTCCTAGAGTCTGCAAACAAAGGTGAGAGCATATCTAGTACTAACCTTGAGAAAGCTTCAAAACCTTCTGCTGAAGATGTGAGGATGTTCATGTCAAGAAAAACTGTGGTTGCATTTCCTCAGCGAGTAGTTGTTTCTTCCCTTGAGGAGGAAAACCTCACTACACCTGCAACAGAAGGAGTCTTGAGGAAAGAGTTAGTTGAGGAAGAAATTTCATCTTCATCCAGCTCAGATTCAGATTCTAGCTCAGATTCTGAGCAAGAAAATGATGATGACTCAGAAGTTGCCGTTAAAACCAAAGTTGAGTTTCCTAGACGAGATTCCGTGTTTTCTGAGAACATAGCAGTAAAGGCATCAATGCTAGCAAAAGAGAACTTGTCCAAGAAATCACACAAAAAATATGTAGCTAAGAAGAAGACATGCAAAACAGAAACTGATGTGTCTCCTGTCAAGCAGGTCACATTTTCTGAAACATCAGTTAGCCGTGAAACATCAAAATCCAAAGCAAGAGACCCCAAAGTAAAATCAACTCCAAAAGAAGCAGATCGGCAGAAGCTGGTCTTAGACCCACACATGGTTGACAGCCAAGACCTGATCGATGTCACTCATAAATCTGGTTATTTGGAGGAAAAGTCCATTGGAACACAAGTAGCAGCTATTCAGCTGAAAGCTTCATCAGTGACTCaggaagacaaaaagcaaaaactGGTATCCAGAGGAGAACAAAAAAAGGTGAAGGAGGCACAGGAGTCGGAAGCAAAAGTAGTAGCTGCTCCTAAACTAGAAGAGGAGACTTCTGAAAGCACAGTGTCAGTGATGGGCACTACAGCAGAGGAGGAGACCATTCAGGACACAGGAGTCCAGGATGGAGAAAGAAGCACAATTGAGG AGaccacagcagctgctgagccTGCTCCAGAGGAATTGGATAATTCTACCTACAAGAACCTTCAGCATCATGAATATAACATTTATACCTTTGTAGATTCTGTTGTGGTTCTCTCAAAATTCAGGCAGCCTCAGCCATCTTCTGGAAGACCGTCACCAAGGCACTGA
- the NDUFV3 gene encoding NADH dehydrogenase [ubiquinone] flavoprotein 3, mitochondrial isoform X2, with the protein MAAPSLLGCGRAATREVLRLEAWGLRGAAPSAALCTKPVGSRTPPKKTTAAAEPAPEELDNSTYKNLQHHEYNIYTFVDSVVVLSKFRQPQPSSGRPSPRH; encoded by the exons ATGGCCGCTCCCTCGCTGCTGGGTTGCGGCCGAGCGGCGACTCGTGAG GTGTTGCGGCTGGAGGCTTGGGGGCTGCGAGGAGCGGCCCCCTCCGCGGCGCTCTGCACCAAGCCGGTGGGCTCCCGGACGCCGCCGAAGA AGaccacagcagctgctgagccTGCTCCAGAGGAATTGGATAATTCTACCTACAAGAACCTTCAGCATCATGAATATAACATTTATACCTTTGTAGATTCTGTTGTGGTTCTCTCAAAATTCAGGCAGCCTCAGCCATCTTCTGGAAGACCGTCACCAAGGCACTGA